The sequence ttatctttatttttatgatatttatatatatattttaaaaacatacttattATGGGCGGTTTACGAACGGCGTTTTTGCGCCCTCGAGGGAAGGAACGCCACAGTGGTTTTTATTCGCTCTCAAGAATGTCTACTTCAAGGGCCCTTCAAAGTGAGTAGGGCATGACTATGTTTCgctttatgtcaagtgtctGTAGTTACGGTTTGAAATATATTCGCATATTTTGGGACATGTGATCGTATCGTGTTTATGTTGTACTGTAGGTCAGTTAATGTGTCGATTAAACTGTCGTTGAAGGAAAGCCAGCGCTGTCTGATCCTTACTGCAGACTTTAATGAGGATGATAGACAGACCGACCCGTCCCGTCTGCCAAACTTCAAATTCTACTATGACGACGGAATGGGTCGGGCATAGTAATTACGTAGGTTACGTCTAAccctaattaatattcatgagccgTGCCTTCGCAATAGTGTAATTCGTAACATAACGGTGCGgtgcgctgtgttgtgtttagtgTGTATGTAGGTCACAGCGTTGATACATACCTGTCATATATCACTTACAGATCCTGATGGGAACGTGTGTGTAAGACGACAGAagtaaagtttacattttaacaagGTATTTgagtttatatgtttatttatttttttaaaggttttccAGTGTTtctcatgtgtatgtgtatgtgtatgtatcaGTGGTTATAGAAGTCTACATACGTAACTATACTCTATTATTTTGTTGTTACTTTTAAAAGATTATTTTAGGTAATTTTCTGTGTTAATTCATACTGAAATGATGGGTGTTGTGATAGGCATTCTACTGTATATAGTTGATCTGCACATAATAACAGCAGAAGCAATTGATctattatttacatatatattttttaatttagcaaattttatccaaagcaacttgcgAACAGTAGAGCGTTTAACCTTTTATTTACAGGCTGAGATTAGAGAATTAAGTTACCTTTGCCATCACGTTACTGTCTTTCGTAATCTTGGTTGTAATGAATATGCTGTTTGGACTGGAAAAGTGCTGGTGTTAGTGTAATGAAAATCTTGTTTAAATGTATTGCACCATAGCATTTTCCAGAAATAGGCCTACGAAATAGGCCTACACATCTTCATGGGGCGCAAGGAAAGCAGGAAATCCCAGTATACAGCAGTGTCCAAATGTGATGCTTGAAGGGGCTGTTTGAGGTTTGACTAAACCATTCaagtaaaataagaaaacacaGAAATTGGAAACTATCATAAAAATGGGTTTATTTCtaaaatgcagaaaatccaTGCATTGACTATAATGTAATCAGTTGTTAATATTTTACTGGTCCTCCATCTGTTTTTACTACAGCAGTGATTTTCTGAGCTAAAAGCTTTGtgcatgtgcattttttttgccTCTTTAATTTTTGTACAGTCCAAGTTCTCCAGCTACAGCATGCATACAGAATCTTTGATCAATCTTCAATAAAGATGTGTTTGAATAAAGGATGAAGACTGGCTGCTGTTGTAGATGGGTCAGTTGGTCGGCTCTGGGCTGCTGGAGGTAATCGGGGCAGGAATCTTGCGTTGGATTCACATTATCCATCAATTAGTGAACACCTGCTGCTGTCGCATGTACAACAGGCTTTAAATCCAATTATACACACATTTCTGAAATACAGAAACATTCAACACACAATGTGAACCTAAGAAATATCACTTATATGAAAATACTGAATGTGTGTTATAAAGCATGTGTGttcaagttgtgtgtgtgtttacgcTTTACCATCCTGGTCTActgatgtttgtgtatgttattACATTCTTCTGGGTTGTTTTGATAACAGAGAGCGTGTAAATATGAGATTGATCTGAGCAGGTGACTCAGGATTGTAATTGTATAGCCTCAGAGAGTCAGTCGTGACATATGGAGCAATCTGAAGTAGGCTACGCTTTCAGCACAGCTcagtcagagaaagacaaagttCATTTTCAAGTCTGTTGTGTGTAGTTTGTCTTTAAACTAAACCTAAGCAAAGAAGCTGAAATAATAATCCCACAggattcattttgtatttcagGAATGTCTTGGAATAAGTATGTTGTTGGTGAAAGTGGTGCAGAAGCAACACCCAACTTCGAAGAGAAACCAGAAGTTGTTAGAGCACAGGTGCACGTGAGTGTGTTACTTTGTCGTCACGTGttgagtttattttaagttattacATGGCTCGTTGGaacgcttgattctgattggccagtcgcgacatttgcaggttcgttattcccagataacaacctctcgaaactaataacacatggtaacccggatgcagcaagtcattttgacaggttgttttgacaaattaaatataaatatgtcttttaataacatatatgacattatatgtacaaatgattaaaaccaagttgcctgttcgtgacatttgaacgtcatttcttaccttaaaactaaaagtaaacggcttttcctcgcggcaggtctgcatttggtaaaaatgaactaataaaatatttcaaattcacatttcatgtccagttttttctcatgttccAACTACTAGCCGTGTAATAaccgggataatgtacaagcagctggctgttatcgcaaaataagccccttcagtgtgattaCACAGTTATTTCTGCGataccggctgcctgtacattatcccttacataacagGTGTGagctttacattacattaacatCAGAGATTTTAACACGTGTCTCCCAGTACTTCTGTAAATAAGTAAATACTGTCAATCttaaatgtattgtttgtaTGTGAGAATGTGTGAGCTGTAACctgtcttgtgtttgtgtgtcagtcAGAGACGGAGGTTTCTGGAGGGTACGAGGCAGTAACGGTGTGTGTGCCAGCTGAAATGCCACCTGTGGTGCCCGTGACGGGCGAGTCATTCTGCCAGTGTCCAGCTCAAACTGAACTCAACTCAGACAACCACATCAATCCCAACATCTGCACCTGTGGAGAGGACGAACAAggtgaaaaaaatattgtattgatGGAATCTATTGAcatgggcaattccgtgaaaatgtcaccCTCACCATGAAAAAAATCTAGCTTTtaccagttttttttaatatactaacagcacagatatcaacatttgctggttcaaatacccaggattgtcacatccataacggtacatATTTCTCATGGATGGGCACAAactattttgttttctgtgaagaggcatcccttctgcATTTGTTGTGTataattgcttcaggtttgtgcattataattcacagaaatcctaaaaGGTTTGTTGTCTCCCAAAAACCTTGTACATTCCATTCAtgacgcatgtttatttccctttttaataatagaaaaattgcatagactgacatttttctgatgtttaaactctatcaacaaggcttcagtaaaatataaacaaatggttcagtatattggtaacaaacacattctctgagtgtttttatgtcacatccataacactggaatTTCCCACATAccatttcatatttaaatttgtgcatatttaatttattgcaaataataacatttctcaaaatgtaatAGAAATTTAAACTAAAAAGGTTTATATTAAAACGaatattgattatattgttttaactatatatacactgaccaaaattataaacgtaacacttttgtttttgcccccatttttcatgagctgaactcatagatctaagactttttctatatacacaaaaggcctatttctttcaaatattgttcacaaatctgtctaaaagctgtctgtgttagtgagcacttctcctttgccgagataatccatccacctcacaggtgtggcatatcaagatgctgattatattattgcacaggtgtgccttaggctggccacaataaaaggccactctaaaatgtgcagttttatcacacagcacaatgccacagatgtcgcaagttttgatggagcgtgcaattggcatgctgactgcaggaatgtccaccagagctgttgcccgtgaattgaatgttcatttctctaccataagccgtctccaaaggcatgtcagagaatttggcagtacatccaaccggcctcacatCCGCAGACCTCGTGTAACgacaccagcccaggacctccacatccagcatcttcaaCTCCAAGATcatctgagaccagccacccggacagctgctgcaacaatcggtttgcataaccaaagaatttctgcacaaactgtcagaaaccatctcagggaagctcatctgcatgcttgTCGTCCTCATCagggtctcgacctgactgcagttcgtcgtcgtaaccgacttgagtgggcaaatgctcacattcgatggcatctggcactttggagaggtgttctcttcacggatgaatcccggttttcactgtacagggcagatggcagacagtgtgtatggcgtcgtgtgggtgagcggtTTGCTGATATCAATGTTGTGGATCGAGTGGCCCATGGTGGAGgtggggttatggtatgggcaggcctatgttatggacaacgaacacaggtgcattttattgatggcattttgaatgcacagagataccgtgacgagatcctgaggcccattgttgtgccattcatccacgaccatcacctcatgttgcagcatgataatgcacggccccatgttgcaaggatctgtacacaattcctggaagctgaaaacatcccagttcttgcatggccagcacactcaccggacatgtcacccattgagcatgtttgggatgctctggatcggcgtatacgacagcgtgttccagttcctgccaatatccagcaacttcgcacagccattgaagagaagtggaccaacattccacaggccacaatcaacaacctgatcaactctatgtgaaggagatgtgttgcactgcgtgaggcaaatggtggtgaCACCAGATactttagagtggccttttattgtggccagcctaaggcacacctgtgcaataatcatgctgtctaatcagcatcttgatatgccacacctgggaggtggatggattatctgggcaaaggagaagtgctcagtaacacagatttagacagatttgtgaaccaTATTtcagagaaataggccttttgtgtacatagaaaaagtctttgagttcagctcatgaaaaatgggggcaaaaacaaaagtgttgcatttataatttaggtcagtgtatatactgtatatattgtgtttgtttgttattgtgCTGAAGGATGTGATTGGGTGTGGGATAAGGAAAGTAAATCCTCCGGAGCGTATCTGAGCTGCTCTGACCGGATGGTGAGCTTTCATTCAGAGTACAGCTGTGGAACGGCCGCCGTCAGGGGCTCTCGAGCGCTCAGTGATGGACAGCATTTCTGGGAGATTAAAATGACATCACCTGTCTATGGAACAGATATGGTGATTAGTTAATGTTCAGTTACTAAACTAGTCATACAATTAAGTCTTAACATGCTTTTTTCAAAGTAAttttatgttgtgtgtgtgttttatgagcAGATGGTTGGTATCGGTACATCAGAAGTGAATCTGGATCAGTTCAGACACAGTTTCTGCGGTATGCTGGGCACAGATGAAGACAGCTGGGGTCTGTCATACACAGGTGGGTTCAGAGGTCATGTGACCCTAAATAGAACAAATGCAATTTTTGCAGCATAGGTTTACattgttctgtgtgtttgtgcatttcTTCACTTGCATTCATTGTGGTTTAGGTCAGCTCCACCATAATGGGTCAAAGGTGAACTTCTCCTCACGCTTTGGTCAAGGTTCTATCATTGGGGTTCACCTGGACACCTGGCACGGCACGCTTGGCTTCTACAAGAACCGCCGATGCATTGGTAAGACACGCAGGAAAGATGGTATCTGTTAAAAACCAGAAATTCCAGTTTTGATCGGTCTCATCGTCACTATCATCAGACCTTCTAACTTTCTTTCTCCTCTTTTCTTTCTGTCAGGTGTTGCAGCCACACATTTGCAGAACAAGCATCTTTATCCGATGGTGTGTTCAACTGCAGCCAAGAGCAGCATGAAACTGATCCGCTCGCACTCAACACCCACCACCTTACAGTATCTGTGCTGCACACAGCTGCGCAACATGCTGCCCGACTGTGCAGACACTCTGCGTATGCTGCCGTTACCCCCGGGTCTGCGTCTGCTGCTGTTTAACCAGCTGGGATGGGTGCTGAGCCTCGGCTGCGCAGACAGGAAAGACAAAGCTACGCAGACAGAAAATGACGACTGCACAGACCAATGCACAAGCCCCGTTCTTTCCCACACTCCTGCAGACCGTGACTTTATTAGCAGTTCTGTCTCTGATAACCCTGGTTCTTACCACAGTAAAGATGAGTTTTACCGTGATTCTACATCTCATCAAGACTCCGCCTCCGTAATGGATGTTTGCTGTTACCGCGATACCTCCTCACCCTCTGACCACGCCCTCTGCTGTCGCCCCGCCCTCGTCTCTGACCACACCTCCCTGTGTG comes from Triplophysa rosa linkage group LG23, Trosa_1v2, whole genome shotgun sequence and encodes:
- the spsb3b gene encoding SPRY domain-containing SOCS box protein 3 gives rise to the protein MSWNKYVVGESGAEATPNFEEKPEVVRAQVHSETEVSGGYEAVTVCVPAEMPPVVPVTGESFCQCPAQTELNSDNHINPNICTCGEDEQGCDWVWDKESKSSGAYLSCSDRMVSFHSEYSCGTAAVRGSRALSDGQHFWEIKMTSPVYGTDMMVGIGTSEVNLDQFRHSFCGMLGTDEDSWGLSYTGQLHHNGSKVNFSSRFGQGSIIGVHLDTWHGTLGFYKNRRCIGVAATHLQNKHLYPMVCSTAAKSSMKLIRSHSTPTTLQYLCCTQLRNMLPDCADTLRMLPLPPGLRLLLFNQLGWVLSLGCADRKDKATQTENDDCTDQCTSPVLSHTPADRDFISSSVSDNPGSYHSKDEFYRDSTSHQDSASVMDVCCYRDTSSPSDHALCCRPALVSDHTSLCDPTHHHVSAVCQCCDTRLPHLCVNGPSSYPIPESCNLCPASSVPGHTPFLPDSTSDNDSDEFFSDLETYHRKRCRWT